A window of the Tenebrio molitor chromosome 1, icTenMoli1.1, whole genome shotgun sequence genome harbors these coding sequences:
- the LOC138127030 gene encoding serine protease HTRA2, mitochondrial-like: protein MIFIYDKLQRNMLQLRKIFIHKFLRPAYLTTCSCNTQARVLCNRLINRKENSDNSANGLKYLFLLAAGYLTYKLSERNFLIPSVSATSNLKGRRKQFNFVAEVVESSAPAVVYIEIKDTRRVDFFTGKPTTISNGSGFIIREDGLILTNAHVVANKPHSKVEVRLFNGLTYNGHVEDVDMKSDLATVRISANKLPTIKLGNSSDLKPGEFVVAIGSPLALSNSVTFGVISSTSRGSDELGLRGKDMIYLQTDAAITFGNSGGPLVNLDGEAIGINSMKVTAGISFAIPSDYVKQFLQSAEGVKKTGKAGPTRRYMGITMLTLTPQILHELQQRNQYVPPDIKSGVLVWKVILGSPAHSGGLQPGDIVTHIDGKQITGANDVYAVLLESTTRTITMTVNRNGKKLELHVTPENID from the exons atgatatttatttatgataaacTTCAAAGAAATATGTTACAAttaaggaaaatatttatacaCAAATTTCTGCGACCAGCTTATTTAACTACATGTTCCTGTAACACACAAGCAAGAGTATTGTGTAACAGATTGATTAATCGTAAAGAAAACTCAGATAATTCAGCAAATGGGCTGAAGTACTTATTTTTACTGGCTGCAGGCTATTTAACATATAAGTTGAGTGAAAGGAATTTTTTAATCCCAAGTGTATCTGCTACAAGCAATTTAAAAGGAAGgcgaaaacaatttaattttgtggCTGAAGTTGTAGAAAGTTCAGCACCTGCCGTTGTTTATATAGAAATTAAAGACACAAGAagagttgatttttttacagGCAAACCCACAACAATATCAAATGGTTCAGGTTTTATTATAAGAGAAGATGGATTAATATTAACTAATGCTCATGTAGTTGCTAATAAACCACATTCAAAAGTGGAAGTGAGACTTTTTAATGGACTTACTTATAATGGACATGTTGAAGATGTTGATATGAAAAGTGATTTAGCAACTGTTAGGATTTCTGCAAATAAATTgccaacaataaaattaggtaATTCTTCAGACTTGAAACCTggtgaatttgttgtagcTATAGGAAGTCCTCTTGCTTTAAGTAATTCTGTAACATTTGGAGTAATCAGTTCAACCAGCCGTGGTTCAGATGAACTTGGGCTGAGAGGTAAAGATATGATTTACCTTCAGACTGATGCTGCTATTACTTTTGGAAATTCTGGAGGACCTTTAGTTAATTTAGATGGAGAAGCAATTGGTATTAATAGCATGAAAGTGACTGCAGGCATTTCATTTGCAATTCCCAGTGATTAtgtcaaacaatttttacaaagtgCTGAGGGTGTAAAAAAAACTGGTAAAGCAGGACCCACAAGAAGGTACATGGGTATTACAATGCTGACATTAACACCTCAAATATTGCATGAATTACAACAAAGAAATCAATATGTACCTCCTGACATCAAAAGTGGAGTTTTAGTGTGGAAAGTTATTTTAGGATCACCAGCCCACAG TGGAGGCCTACAACCTGGAGATATTGTCACCCATATTGATGGCAAACAAATCACAGGCGCTAATGACGTTTATGCTGTCCTACTTGAATCTACAACGCGAACAATTACAATGACTGTTAATAGAAacggaaaaaaattggagTTACATGTGACACCAGAAAATATAGATTAA